Proteins encoded together in one Chloroflexota bacterium window:
- a CDS encoding carbohydrate kinase family protein, with the protein MHVVITGSVAFDYLMSFPGRFKEAILPDQLDSLSLSFLVDSLVKRRGGVAPNVAYSLALLGEHPTIMATVGEDFAPYGKALEAVGVDISGIKVIEGESTASFFVTTDQALSQIASFYPGAMASAAQLSIANLNPRPDLVLISPNDPAAMRKYARECRELGIPYWYDPSQQIARVGGDELREGVDGAAALLVNEYEFALLQEKTGYSAEHLLANIPLVVVTRGAKGASIYAEGQEYTIPVAPARHVEDPTGAGDAFRGGLLKGYMRGLPWDVAGRLGALTATYCLEASGTQGQHYTPEAFLRRFCETFGRDVPCEAVKAAFE; encoded by the coding sequence ATGCACGTCGTCATTACCGGCTCGGTCGCGTTTGACTACTTAATGAGCTTCCCTGGCCGCTTCAAAGAGGCCATCTTGCCCGACCAGTTGGATTCCCTCAGCCTCTCGTTCCTGGTGGATTCGCTGGTCAAGCGCCGGGGCGGGGTTGCGCCCAACGTGGCTTATTCGTTGGCCCTGCTGGGCGAACACCCCACCATCATGGCCACCGTGGGCGAGGATTTTGCCCCCTACGGCAAGGCGCTGGAAGCCGTCGGCGTGGACATTTCGGGCATCAAGGTCATTGAAGGCGAGTCCACGGCTTCGTTCTTCGTGACCACCGACCAGGCGCTTTCCCAAATCGCCAGTTTTTACCCTGGGGCGATGGCCTCCGCGGCACAGCTTTCCATTGCCAACCTCAACCCGCGCCCCGACCTGGTGCTGATTTCCCCCAACGACCCTGCGGCGATGCGAAAATACGCCCGCGAGTGCCGCGAACTGGGCATTCCCTACTGGTATGACCCCAGCCAGCAAATCGCCCGCGTGGGCGGCGACGAACTGCGGGAAGGCGTGGACGGCGCGGCGGCGCTGCTGGTGAACGAATACGAATTTGCCCTGCTGCAAGAGAAAACCGGCTACAGCGCCGAGCACTTGCTGGCAAACATCCCGCTGGTGGTGGTCACCCGCGGGGCGAAGGGCGCAAGTATCTACGCCGAGGGGCAGGAGTACACCATCCCGGTCGCGCCCGCCAGGCACGTGGAAGACCCCACCGGCGCGGGCGACGCGTTCCGCGGCGGCCTGCTCAAGGGTTACATGCGCGGCCTGCCCTGGGATGTGGCCGGACGCCTCGGCGCGCTGACGGCAACCTACTGCCTGGAAGCCTCGGGCACCCAGGGGCAGCACTACACGCCGGAAGCCTTCCTGCGGCGCTTTTGCGAAACCTTTGGGCGCGATGTGCCCTGCGAGGCGGTGAAAGCCGCGTTTGAGTAA
- a CDS encoding adenosylhomocysteinase → MNEHDVKDLSLAEGGRLRIEWADRDMPVLRSIRERFEREKPLKGIRISACLHVTTETANLMRTLQAGGADVVLTASNPLSTQDDVAAALVSFFEIPVFAIKGEDNATYYKHIHAALDHEPHITMDDGADLVSTLHKDRRDLLKNVIGGTEETTTGVIRLRAMAADGALAYPVIAVNDAMTKHFFDNRYGTGQSTWDGIIRATNILLAGRTVVVAGYGWCGRGVAMRARGLGANVIVTEVDPLKALEAAMDGFRVMPLIEAAPIGDIFVTLTGDLHTIDRHHFEMMKDGAIVANAGHFNVEINIPALEEMAVEKRRVRPFVDAYRLPDGRVIHLLAEGRLVNLSAAEGHPASVMDMSFANQALSAEYLVKHAKELERKVYTVPEDIDRNIAKLKLEAMGVKIDTLTPEQEAYLHSWEHGT, encoded by the coding sequence ATGAACGAACACGATGTGAAAGACCTCAGCCTCGCCGAAGGCGGTCGCCTGCGCATTGAATGGGCCGACCGTGATATGCCGGTGCTGCGCAGCATCCGCGAGCGCTTCGAGCGCGAGAAGCCCCTCAAGGGCATCCGCATTTCGGCCTGTCTGCATGTCACCACCGAAACCGCCAACCTGATGCGCACGCTGCAGGCCGGCGGCGCAGATGTGGTGCTCACCGCCTCCAACCCGCTTTCCACGCAAGACGACGTCGCGGCGGCGCTGGTTTCCTTCTTCGAGATTCCCGTGTTCGCCATCAAGGGCGAAGACAATGCCACCTACTACAAACACATCCACGCCGCCCTCGACCACGAACCCCACATCACGATGGACGACGGCGCCGATCTGGTGAGCACCCTGCACAAAGACCGCCGCGACCTGCTGAAGAACGTCATCGGCGGCACCGAAGAAACCACTACCGGCGTGATCCGCCTGCGCGCGATGGCCGCGGACGGTGCGCTGGCCTACCCGGTCATTGCGGTCAACGACGCGATGACCAAGCACTTCTTCGACAACCGCTACGGCACCGGCCAGAGTACCTGGGATGGCATCATCCGCGCTACCAACATCCTGCTGGCAGGGCGCACCGTGGTGGTGGCCGGTTACGGCTGGTGCGGCCGCGGTGTGGCCATGCGCGCCAGGGGCCTGGGCGCGAATGTCATCGTCACCGAGGTCGACCCGCTGAAGGCGCTGGAAGCCGCGATGGATGGCTTCCGGGTGATGCCCCTGATTGAGGCCGCCCCCATTGGCGATATCTTCGTCACCCTCACCGGCGACCTGCACACCATCGACAGGCACCACTTCGAGATGATGAAAGACGGCGCCATCGTGGCTAACGCCGGGCACTTCAACGTGGAAATCAACATCCCCGCGCTGGAAGAAATGGCCGTAGAAAAGCGCCGCGTGCGCCCCTTCGTAGACGCCTACCGCCTCCCCGACGGCCGTGTCATTCACCTGCTGGCCGAAGGCCGCCTGGTCAACCTTTCTGCCGCCGAAGGCCACCCCGCCAGCGTGATGGACATGTCCTTCGCCAATCAGGCGCTGAGCGCCGAATATCTTGTGAAACACGCCAAAGAATTGGAACGCAAAGTTTACACCGTGCCTGAAGACATCGACCGCAACATCGCCAAACTGAAACTGGAGGCGATGGGCGTGAAAATCGACACCCTGACGCCCGAGCAGGAGGCTTACCTGCATTCTTGGGAGCATGGAACGTAA
- a CDS encoding phosphopyruvate hydratase, with protein MDTTITVIHGREILDSRGNPTVEVEVVLADGSWGRAAVPSGASTGVHEALELRDGDKNRYNGKGVLKAVENVNTVLAEEFVGWDATEQKAIDQRMLELDGTPNKSKLGANAILGVSLAVAKAAAASLQLPLYRYLGGVYAHVLPTPMMNILNGGAHTGWQSVDMQEFLIMPLGAPSFAEGLRWGSEIYHALKGVLKAKGYATLVGDEGGFAPALKANEEAIEVIMEAIQKAGYKVGEEVAIAIDPATSEFYEDGKYNLRREGKTFTNEELIKFWEKWIDQYPIVSLEDGLAEDDWEGWTMLQEALGDKVQLIGDDLLVTNPERIRRGIREKTCNALLVKLNQIGSLTETLEAVQLVQRAGWNAVVSHRSGETEDTTIADLVVAFNIGQIKTGAPARSDRVAKYNRLLRIEEELAETAVYAGWTPFRKP; from the coding sequence ATGGATACGACGATTACCGTGATTCACGGCCGTGAGATTTTGGATTCCCGCGGCAACCCCACCGTCGAGGTGGAGGTCGTTTTAGCCGATGGCAGTTGGGGGCGGGCTGCGGTGCCGTCCGGCGCTTCCACCGGCGTGCACGAAGCCCTGGAACTGCGCGACGGCGACAAGAACCGCTACAACGGCAAGGGCGTCCTCAAAGCCGTTGAAAACGTCAACACCGTGCTGGCCGAGGAATTCGTCGGCTGGGACGCTACCGAGCAGAAAGCCATCGACCAGCGGATGCTGGAACTGGACGGCACGCCCAACAAGTCCAAACTGGGTGCGAATGCCATTCTGGGCGTGAGCCTGGCCGTCGCCAAGGCCGCGGCGGCTTCCCTGCAACTGCCGCTTTACCGCTACCTGGGCGGCGTGTATGCCCACGTCCTGCCCACCCCGATGATGAACATCCTCAACGGCGGCGCACACACCGGCTGGCAGTCGGTCGACATGCAGGAATTCCTCATCATGCCCCTGGGTGCGCCTTCCTTTGCCGAAGGGCTGCGCTGGGGTAGCGAAATTTACCACGCCCTGAAGGGTGTGCTCAAGGCGAAGGGCTACGCCACCCTCGTGGGCGACGAAGGCGGCTTCGCACCGGCCCTCAAGGCCAACGAAGAGGCCATTGAGGTCATCATGGAAGCCATCCAGAAAGCCGGCTACAAGGTCGGCGAAGAGGTGGCCATCGCCATCGACCCCGCGACCTCTGAGTTCTACGAGGATGGCAAGTACAACCTGCGCCGCGAGGGCAAGACCTTCACCAACGAAGAACTCATCAAGTTCTGGGAAAAGTGGATCGACCAGTACCCCATCGTTTCGCTGGAAGACGGCCTCGCCGAAGACGACTGGGAAGGCTGGACCATGCTGCAGGAAGCCCTGGGCGACAAGGTGCAATTGATTGGCGACGACCTGCTGGTCACCAACCCTGAGCGCATCCGCCGCGGCATCCGCGAAAAGACCTGCAACGCCCTCCTGGTCAAACTCAACCAGATCGGCTCGCTGACCGAAACGCTGGAAGCCGTGCAACTGGTGCAGCGTGCCGGCTGGAACGCCGTGGTTTCCCACCGCTCCGGCGAGACCGAAGACACTACCATTGCCGACCTGGTGGTGGCCTTCAACATCGGCCAGATCAAAACCGGCGCGCCCGCCCGCTCCGACCGGGTGGCAAAATACAACCGCCTGCTGCGCATTGAAGAAGAACTGGCCGAAACCGCCGTTTACGCCGGATGGACGCCTTTCCGCAAACCGTAA
- a CDS encoding ABC transporter ATP-binding protein, with protein MSSLWRLRHYLRPYWRQVLIAFLALVGITAARLVIPNILRDVVDCGLTSGDRAYLGKAALLILGIGLGQAALTFVRRYTSEWLAQHIAYDLRNRLYDHIQHLDFAYHDQAQTGQLISRTTEDVRSLQRFAGYGLVELLQLGLLAAGAVALMVSAQPMLAGLALLPMIPLVWVTTRFGRKVSRLFYRVDQHLGELSTRVQENVIGAAVVRAFAREDYENARFDRSNRDLYDARVTVVSEWSRVMPTTQLLVTLSVIIILWFGGNAVLRGQMTLGEVVAFNGYIMLLGMPARQLAWLVNSGGEAAAGARRIFEVLDTPPKIQSPPSAVRINPMRGAVAFRNVWFRYATQTDDALRGIDLDVPAEAVVGILGPTGAGKSTLVNLIPRFYDPIEGAVLVDGHDVRSWDLATLRRQIGIVQQTPLLFSTTLRENIAYGRPDASEEEIIAVARAAQAHDFIMRLPEGYDTVVGERGITLSGGQRQRIALARALLMKPRILILDDATSSVDTETERLIQEALRAWLGGRTTFIIAQRITSIAHADIILVLQDGRIVQQGTHAELLAQPGLYRETYHLQAGDDSRA; from the coding sequence ATGTCCTCACTCTGGCGTTTACGACACTACCTGCGCCCGTACTGGCGGCAGGTGCTGATAGCCTTCCTCGCGCTGGTCGGCATTACCGCGGCGCGGCTGGTCATCCCCAACATTTTGCGGGATGTGGTTGACTGCGGCCTGACCAGCGGCGACCGCGCTTACCTCGGCAAGGCCGCCCTGCTCATCCTCGGCATCGGCCTGGGGCAGGCCGCCCTGACCTTTGTGCGCCGTTACACCAGCGAATGGCTGGCGCAGCACATCGCCTACGACCTGCGGAACCGCCTTTACGACCACATCCAGCACCTCGACTTTGCCTACCACGACCAGGCGCAAACCGGCCAGTTGATCAGCCGCACCACCGAAGACGTCCGCTCGCTGCAGCGCTTCGCGGGCTACGGTTTGGTGGAACTGCTGCAACTCGGCCTGCTGGCCGCGGGGGCGGTGGCGCTGATGGTCAGCGCCCAGCCCATGCTGGCCGGGCTGGCGCTGCTGCCCATGATTCCGCTGGTGTGGGTCACGACCCGCTTTGGCCGCAAGGTGAGCAGGCTCTTTTACCGCGTCGACCAGCACCTGGGCGAACTTTCCACCCGCGTGCAGGAAAACGTCATCGGTGCGGCGGTGGTGCGCGCCTTTGCCCGCGAAGATTACGAAAACGCCCGCTTCGACCGCAGCAACCGCGACCTCTACGACGCCCGCGTGACCGTAGTGAGCGAATGGTCGCGCGTCATGCCCACCACCCAACTGCTGGTCACGCTGAGCGTCATCATCATCCTTTGGTTCGGCGGCAACGCGGTGCTGCGCGGGCAAATGACCCTCGGCGAAGTGGTCGCCTTCAACGGCTACATCATGCTGCTGGGCATGCCCGCCCGCCAACTGGCCTGGCTGGTCAACTCGGGCGGGGAAGCCGCCGCCGGGGCGCGCCGCATCTTCGAGGTGCTCGATACGCCCCCGAAAATCCAGTCGCCGCCTTCCGCCGTGCGTATCAACCCCATGCGCGGCGCGGTGGCCTTCCGCAACGTCTGGTTCCGCTACGCCACCCAAACCGACGACGCCCTGCGGGGCATTGACCTGGACGTACCCGCTGAAGCCGTTGTGGGCATTTTGGGACCCACGGGCGCGGGGAAATCCACCCTCGTCAACCTCATCCCGCGGTTTTATGACCCCATCGAAGGCGCGGTGCTGGTCGACGGCCACGACGTCCGCTCGTGGGACCTGGCGACCCTGCGCCGCCAGATCGGCATCGTGCAGCAAACGCCGCTGCTGTTTTCCACCACCCTGCGGGAAAACATCGCCTACGGCCGCCCCGACGCCAGCGAAGAGGAAATTATTGCCGTGGCGCGTGCGGCGCAGGCCCATGACTTCATCATGCGCCTGCCCGAAGGTTACGACACGGTGGTGGGCGAGCGCGGCATCACGCTTTCCGGCGGGCAGCGCCAGCGCATCGCGCTCGCGCGTGCGCTGCTGATGAAGCCGCGCATCCTCATCCTCGACGACGCGACTTCCAGCGTGGATACGGAAACCGAGCGCCTGATTCAGGAAGCCCTGCGGGCGTGGCTGGGTGGACGCACCACCTTCATCATCGCCCAGCGCATCACCAGCATTGCCCACGCTGACATCATCCTCGTGCTGCAAGATGGCCGCATCGTGCAGCAGGGCACCCACGCCGAACTTCTGGCGCAACCGGGGCTTTATCGCGAAACCTACCACCTGCAAGCCGGTGACGACTCAAGGGCATAG